In Oryza sativa Japonica Group chromosome 2, ASM3414082v1, the following are encoded in one genomic region:
- the LOC4329211 gene encoding T-complex protein 1 subunit delta: MATAVAASPAQSRKTETYTDTKRRDDVRGLNIAAARAVADAVRTSLGPRGMDKMISSGEQEVIITNDGATILSRMSLLQPAARMLAELSRSQDAAAGDGTTTVVVLAGSLLRRAQSLLSAGAHPTAAADALHRLATRAVEVLHAMAIPIELSDRDSLVKSASTALNSKVVSQYSSLLSPLAVDAALSVVDPAHPDLLDLRDIRVVKKLGGTVDDTELIRGLIFDKKASHAAGGPTRVENAKIAVIQFQVSPPKTDIEQSVIVSDYAQMDRILREERNYILGMVKKIKASGCNVLLIQKSILRDAVTDLSLHYLAKAKILVVKDVERDEIEFITKTLNCLPIANIEHFREDKLGYADLVEEVSVGESKIVKIMGIKDMGRTATVLVRGSNQLVIDEAERSLHDALCVIRCLVNKRFLIAGGGAPEIEMSMQLAAWAKELQGMESYCIKEFAEALEVIPYTLAENAGLNPISIVTELRNRHAKGEKNAGINVRKGQITNILEENVVQPLLVSTSAITLACECVRMILKIDDIVTVR, from the exons atggccaccgcagtcgccgcctcccccgctcAGTCCCGCAAGACTGAGACCTACACCGACACCAAGCGCCGGGATGACGTCCGCGGCCTTAACatagccgccgcgcgcgccgtcgccgacgccgtgcGCACCTCCCTCGGCCCCCGTGGCATGGACAAGATGATCTCCTCCGGCGAGCAGGAGGTCATCATCACCAACGACGGCGCCACCATCCTCTCCCGCATGTCCCTCCTCCAGCCCGCCGCCCGCATGCTCGCCGAGCTCTCCCGCTcccaggacgccgccgccggcgacggtaCCACTACCGTCGTTGTCCTCGCCGGATCTCTGCTCCGCCGTGCTCAATCCCTACTCTCTGCTGGTGCCCACCCTACCGCGGCAGCTGACGCTCTCCACCGGCTCGCCACGCGCGCCGTTGAGGTTCTCCACGCCATGGCCATTCCCATCGAGCTCTCTGACCGCGACTCCCTCGTCAAGTCCGCATCCACAGCACTCAACTCTAAGGTCGTTTCCCAGTACTCCAGCCTTCTCTCCCCCCTCGCTGTCGATGCCGCCCTCTCCGTTGTTGATCCCGCTCACCCGGACCTCCTCGACCTCCGAGATATCCGCGTCGTTAAGAAGCTTGGTGGCACCGTTGACGACACTGAGCTCATTCGCGGCCTCATCTTCGATAAGAAGGCTAGCCATGCTGCTGGAGGACCAACTCGGGTCGAGAATGCTAAGATTGCTGTCATACAGTTCCAAGTTTCACCTCCCAAGACAGACATCGAGCAGAGTGTCATCGTATCAGATTACGCGCAGATGGATCGCATCCTCCGTGAGGAGCGCAATTACATTCTTGGGATGGTGAAGAAGATCAAGGCTTCTGGATGCAATGTTCTGCTCATTCAGAAAAGCATCTTGCGTGATGCAGTTACTGATTTGTCACTTCATTATCTTGCAAAGGCTAAGATCCTGGTTGTGAAGGATGTGGAGAGGGATGAGATTGAGTTCATCACCAAGACCCTGAACTGCCTGCCAATTGCTAACATCGAACATTTCCGTGAGGACAAGCTTGGTTATGCAGATCTTGTTGAGGAAGTTTCTGTTGGGGAGAGCAAGATTGTCAAGATCATGGGCATTAAGGATATGGGAAGGACAGCTACTGTGCTTGTCCGGGGGTCCAACCAGTTAGTAATTGATGAAGCTGAGCGCAGTCTTCATGATGCCCTTTGTGTCATCAG GTGCTTGGTGAACAAGAGGTTTTTGATTGCTGGTGGTGGTGCACCAGAAATAGAGATGTCAATGCAGCTTGCTGCTTGGGCAAAGGAGCTCCAAGGGATGGAGAGTTACTGCATCAAGGAGTTTGCTGAGGCACTTGAGGTCATTCCTTACACATTAGCAGAGAATGCAGGGCTCAATCCTATTTCTATTGTGACTGAGCTTCGGAATCGTCATGCCAAGGGTGAGAAGAATGCAGGCATCAATGTGAGGAAGGGTCAGATTACAAACATCCTGGAGGAGAACGTTGTGCAACCTTTGCTGGTGAGCACAAGCGCCATCACACTAGCTTGCGAGTGTGTTAGAATGATACTGAAGATTGATGATATAGTCACTGTGAGGTAA